From Desulfuromonas soudanensis, the proteins below share one genomic window:
- a CDS encoding DNA adenine methylase, whose translation MHRPIIPWIGGKRRLAKHLLPLFPKHTCYVEPFCGAAALFFLKPPAKVEVINDINGDLVNLYRIVQHHLEEFCRQFKHALVSRQIYRWLKITPGETLTDIQRAARFYYLQKMGFGGKVDGHVFGIAATSPPRLNLTRIEEDLSQAHLRLSRVYVEHLDWQACITKYDRPGTLFYLDPPYWETEGYGVDFDFDQYLAMASLLREIKGKAILSINDHPDIRDAFKGLPMDTVGINYTVGGAGKGAKRVELIIRNWE comes from the coding sequence ATGCACAGACCAATTATCCCCTGGATCGGCGGCAAACGCCGCCTGGCAAAACACCTGCTGCCCCTATTCCCCAAGCACACCTGCTACGTTGAGCCCTTTTGCGGCGCGGCCGCGCTCTTCTTTTTGAAGCCTCCCGCAAAAGTGGAAGTGATCAACGACATCAATGGCGACCTGGTCAACCTCTACCGGATCGTGCAGCACCACCTCGAAGAATTTTGCCGGCAGTTCAAACACGCCCTGGTCAGCAGGCAAATCTACCGGTGGCTGAAGATCACACCAGGTGAGACCTTGACGGACATCCAGAGGGCCGCACGGTTCTACTACCTGCAGAAGATGGGCTTTGGTGGAAAGGTCGACGGCCATGTCTTCGGCATCGCCGCCACCAGCCCGCCCCGCCTCAACCTCACCCGCATCGAAGAAGATCTCAGCCAAGCTCACCTGCGCCTCTCCAGGGTTTATGTCGAGCATCTTGACTGGCAAGCCTGCATCACCAAGTACGACCGGCCAGGCACGCTGTTCTATCTTGACCCACCGTATTGGGAAACCGAAGGCTACGGCGTCGATTTCGACTTCGATCAGTACCTGGCCATGGCCTCCCTGTTGCGGGAGATCAAAGGCAAGGCCATCCTCAGCATCAACGACCATCCGGACATCAGGGACGCATTTAAAGGTTTGCCGATGGACACCGTCGGGATAAACTACACCGTCGGCGGCGCTGGTAAGGGCGCCAAGCGGGTGGAGTTGATTATTCGGAATTGGGAATAG
- a CDS encoding TRL domain-containing protein, whose protein sequence is MKRVRLILVVFATVFLLSGCLYMDIKAPYDTDLNRTVLGDKVGEASMYSVLWLVAWGDAGTAAAAKAGGITTINHMDRKGFNLIFGLYTRNTTVVYGD, encoded by the coding sequence ATGAAAAGAGTGCGCCTGATCCTTGTCGTTTTCGCCACCGTATTTCTTCTCAGCGGCTGCCTGTATATGGATATCAAGGCACCCTACGACACCGACCTGAACCGGACGGTCCTGGGCGACAAGGTCGGGGAAGCGTCCATGTACTCCGTTTTGTGGCTGGTCGCCTGGGGGGATGCGGGGACGGCGGCGGCGGCAAAAGCCGGAGGGATCACCACCATCAACCACATGGACCGCAAGGGTTTCAACCTGATCTTCGGCCTTTATACCCGCAACACCACCGTTGTCTATGGGGATTAG
- a CDS encoding DUF1456 family protein: MTNNDILRRIRYIFDLSDSKMISVFGLADHPVTREEISDWLKKEDDPAYKVCSDTLLATFLNGFIIDKRGKKEGKKPEPEKRMTNNLVFLKLKIALDLKADDLHEIMNLAKFSIGKHELSAFFRKPDHKNYRECKDQVLRNFLKGLELKYRRSDSPEDGR, encoded by the coding sequence ATGACCAACAACGATATATTGCGCCGCATCCGCTACATCTTCGACCTGAGCGATTCGAAGATGATTTCCGTCTTCGGCCTGGCGGATCATCCGGTTACGCGGGAGGAAATCAGCGACTGGCTTAAAAAAGAGGACGACCCCGCATACAAGGTCTGTAGCGACACCCTCCTGGCGACATTCCTCAACGGGTTCATTATCGACAAACGGGGAAAAAAAGAAGGGAAAAAGCCGGAACCGGAGAAACGCATGACCAACAATCTCGTTTTTCTGAAATTAAAAATCGCCCTGGACCTGAAAGCCGACGATCTGCATGAAATAATGAATCTGGCCAAGTTCAGCATCGGCAAGCACGAACTCAGCGCCTTTTTCCGCAAACCGGATCATAAAAATTACCGGGAATGCAAGGATCAGGTTTTACGCAACTTTCTGAAGGGCCTGGAACTGAAATACCGGCGGAGCGATTCGCCTGAGGATGGGCGTTAG
- a CDS encoding DUF3422 family protein has translation MTTQKTPLPFAGHPLRDALYDELHARPFQFVATPQLISHLAFKATPAEQGRALDLLGELCRRYSVNQPGPETVSYQQEFGEFTVRWDKHMEFYTLTVMRGAAVEAEPFRHPVITLLPGDWLAALPGEAVAAFHLAVDGGELPLDDDALTRYFEGQRLVTSEPKGGKAFFCTAFKLHSDGYGRFLIQNRGISDYQMGRLVQRVMEMETYRLFAQLSIPTAKRLAPELHQMDCQLADLLARVPTIDTGEEERTLMQQLSILSTRLEIYRTETNYRFSATRAYHDLVLTRLKNIREIEVEGHMTAAEFMTRRLTPGLRTCESVQNWMEDLSRRIERAGDMLRTRVNLTLQEQNKGLLSAMNRRSRLQFRLQETVEGLSVAAISYYTVGLLGYLLSGLPLEAWHLHKNAVLALLVPLVLGTVWGVTQRIKHRIHKEPL, from the coding sequence ATGACGACCCAAAAGACGCCCCTCCCCTTTGCCGGCCACCCCCTGCGCGATGCCCTCTACGACGAACTTCACGCCCGCCCCTTCCAGTTCGTAGCGACCCCGCAACTCATTTCCCATCTTGCCTTCAAGGCGACCCCCGCCGAGCAGGGGAGAGCCCTGGATCTCCTCGGTGAGCTCTGTCGCCGCTACAGCGTCAACCAGCCGGGGCCGGAAACGGTCTCCTACCAGCAGGAGTTCGGCGAATTCACCGTCCGCTGGGACAAGCACATGGAATTTTACACCCTGACGGTGATGCGCGGTGCCGCCGTTGAGGCCGAGCCATTTCGCCACCCGGTGATCACCCTCCTCCCCGGGGACTGGCTCGCCGCGCTCCCCGGCGAAGCAGTGGCCGCCTTTCATCTGGCGGTCGACGGGGGGGAACTCCCCCTCGACGACGACGCCCTGACCCGCTATTTCGAGGGACAGCGCCTGGTGACCAGCGAGCCCAAGGGGGGGAAGGCATTTTTCTGCACCGCCTTCAAACTGCACAGCGACGGCTACGGCCGTTTTCTGATCCAGAACCGGGGGATTTCCGACTATCAGATGGGGCGCCTGGTGCAGCGGGTGATGGAGATGGAAACCTACCGCCTCTTCGCCCAGCTGTCGATTCCCACCGCCAAGCGCCTGGCTCCCGAACTCCACCAGATGGATTGCCAACTGGCCGATCTGCTGGCCCGGGTGCCGACCATCGACACCGGAGAGGAGGAGCGGACCCTGATGCAGCAGCTCTCCATCCTCTCCACTCGCCTCGAGATCTACCGCACCGAAACCAACTACCGCTTTTCGGCGACCCGCGCCTATCACGACCTGGTGCTGACGCGCCTGAAAAACATCCGCGAAATCGAGGTCGAGGGGCACATGACCGCCGCCGAATTCATGACCCGCCGCCTGACGCCGGGCTTGCGGACCTGCGAATCGGTGCAGAACTGGATGGAGGACCTCTCAAGACGGATCGAGAGGGCCGGCGACATGCTGCGCACCCGGGTCAATCTCACCCTGCAGGAGCAGAACAAGGGGTTGCTCAGCGCCATGAACCGCCGCAGCCGCCTGCAGTTCCGCCTGCAGGAAACGGTGGAGGGGCTGTCCGTGGCGGCGATCAGCTACTACACGGTCGGCCTCCTCGGCTATCTCCTCAGCGGCCTCCCCCTGGAGGCCTGGCATCTGCACAAGAATGCCGTTCTGGCCCTCCTGGTCCCCCTGGTCCTCGGCACGGTCTGGGGAGTGACCCAGCGGATCAAACATCGCATCCACAAGGAACCCCTGTGA
- a CDS encoding multiheme c-type cytochrome — MGKRFLLKPLLAGLLILALLMAGCAGDDGATGVAGSPGVDGQDGAAGTPGPVGVGLNTPAIQTLTVDNLVFGKDAGGFITASFDVTDGTSAVTGLTTADSTIYLAGLVPGTAATGSDEWQYWTGVDDTALVEGPAGTYLLTSNKLDSDAPVSTTTQRGIVRMGKTGFNTVVSSYDFDIADPATAVAAGKDVVNDASCKECHGFGVTIHSYGRNDTKTCVVCHSPNYNADIAAHEADMVTMVHQIHTNKADILGALHVSGHGENWPTLAYPGTILNCAKCHNTVAQADNWKTKPTMVACNSCHTTITFDGTAYEGIKSTLALPVAGTLHTETDNSSCVFCHNSTKTAADHTPAANDDASQRLVEAVINDVVVDVDGGVTVSFSVTEDGVAKTGVTTSGTSFTLAKLVPSTAVTPSFWQSYLSKARTKDAAKAPVIQGRTEAAGDGGLLTDNGDGTYTYKFKLLNAETFNLDATGDIRTITHAHNNSADTMGIYGATALPTLAYAVPYEPTLTHRVAISLTGIKTNTFLDFVPDGVTVAETRNIVSRDACNKCHGDSRLHAGFALEYCVGCHTQNSYDPFSGPADLGVLATTDAAPAGSSSVELERIIHKIHMGKDLEKGFVLNGTHDYSNMQYPSGVPSDNRTPKASDCKVCHDESNAAMTEADFWRYGTRACGSCHDGDVATAHIDANTAEGRASCVLCHAPGKLAPVEEAHYGIQ, encoded by the coding sequence ATGGGTAAAAGGTTCTTGCTCAAACCACTTTTGGCCGGTCTGTTGATTCTGGCCCTGCTGATGGCCGGCTGCGCCGGCGATGACGGCGCGACGGGAGTTGCCGGATCTCCCGGGGTTGATGGTCAGGATGGCGCTGCCGGCACTCCGGGACCGGTTGGCGTCGGTCTCAATACTCCCGCCATCCAGACCCTGACGGTTGACAATCTTGTCTTCGGCAAAGATGCCGGCGGTTTTATCACCGCAAGCTTCGATGTCACCGACGGCACCAGCGCCGTGACCGGCCTGACCACCGCCGATTCGACCATCTACCTGGCCGGTCTGGTTCCCGGAACGGCTGCGACCGGTTCCGACGAATGGCAGTACTGGACGGGCGTAGACGACACGGCGCTGGTCGAAGGGCCTGCCGGCACCTATCTGCTGACCTCCAACAAACTCGACAGCGACGCTCCGGTGAGCACGACCACTCAGCGCGGCATCGTCCGCATGGGCAAAACCGGCTTCAACACCGTCGTCAGCAGCTACGACTTCGACATCGCCGACCCGGCGACTGCGGTCGCTGCCGGCAAGGACGTGGTCAACGACGCGTCCTGCAAGGAATGCCACGGTTTCGGCGTCACCATTCACAGCTATGGCCGCAACGACACCAAGACCTGCGTCGTCTGCCACAGCCCCAACTACAATGCCGATATCGCCGCCCATGAAGCCGACATGGTGACCATGGTGCACCAGATCCACACCAACAAGGCCGACATCCTCGGCGCGCTGCATGTGAGCGGTCACGGCGAAAACTGGCCGACCCTGGCCTACCCCGGAACCATCCTCAACTGCGCCAAGTGCCACAACACCGTGGCTCAGGCCGACAACTGGAAGACCAAGCCGACCATGGTCGCTTGTAATTCCTGCCATACCACGATCACCTTTGATGGGACGGCGTACGAAGGGATCAAATCGACCCTTGCCTTGCCGGTTGCCGGGACACTCCACACGGAAACGGACAATTCAAGCTGTGTTTTTTGCCACAATTCCACCAAAACTGCCGCTGACCACACTCCGGCCGCCAACGACGATGCCAGCCAGCGTCTGGTTGAAGCCGTCATTAACGACGTCGTCGTCGATGTCGACGGCGGCGTGACCGTCTCCTTTTCCGTGACCGAAGACGGCGTGGCAAAAACCGGCGTCACGACCTCCGGTACCTCCTTTACCCTGGCAAAACTGGTTCCGTCGACCGCTGTCACGCCGAGCTTCTGGCAGAGCTACCTGAGCAAGGCACGGACCAAGGATGCTGCCAAGGCTCCGGTCATCCAGGGACGGACCGAAGCGGCAGGGGATGGTGGGCTCCTCACCGATAACGGCGACGGCACCTATACCTACAAGTTCAAACTGCTCAACGCCGAAACCTTCAACCTTGACGCCACCGGCGACATCCGCACCATCACCCACGCCCACAACAACTCCGCCGACACAATGGGTATTTACGGTGCGACGGCCCTGCCGACCTTGGCCTATGCCGTGCCCTATGAGCCGACCCTGACCCATCGGGTCGCGATCAGCCTGACCGGGATCAAGACCAACACCTTCCTCGACTTCGTGCCCGACGGCGTCACCGTCGCCGAAACCCGCAACATCGTCAGTCGCGATGCCTGCAACAAGTGCCATGGCGACAGCAGACTGCACGCCGGATTTGCCCTCGAGTATTGCGTCGGCTGCCACACCCAGAACTCCTACGACCCGTTCTCCGGGCCCGCGGATCTCGGCGTTCTGGCCACCACCGATGCCGCACCCGCCGGTTCCTCTTCGGTGGAACTGGAGCGGATTATCCACAAGATCCACATGGGCAAGGACCTGGAAAAAGGTTTTGTCCTCAACGGCACTCACGACTACAGCAACATGCAGTACCCGAGCGGCGTGCCGTCCGACAACAGAACCCCCAAGGCATCCGACTGCAAAGTCTGTCATGACGAGTCGAATGCGGCGATGACCGAAGCGGACTTCTGGCGGTACGGGACCCGTGCCTGCGGCAGCTGCCATGACGGTGATGTGGCGACCGCGCACATCGATGCAAATACCGCTGAAGGGCGTGCTTCCTGCGTCCTGTGCCATGCACCGGGAAAATTGGCCCCTGTCGAAGAGGCCCATTACGGTATTCAATAA
- a CDS encoding sigma-54-dependent transcriptional regulator yields the protein MAEKTTRLLYVDDEAAYRSIFCREMREDKRFMVETAADGPSALRLLESYRADIVLTDLVMPGMDGITVLQEIHRRYPEIFVLILTGVNSAQEAVRAMKAGAYDYILKPFDAAMLQMQLEKILHHRLLLQSNARETQELNFEHLVGQDPAMFELFEGIRRIAPTNATVLIRGESGTGKELIAEAIHARSSRRDKMFVPVNCAALTESLINSALFGHEKGAFTGAAARQIGFFERATGGTIFLDEIGDIPQQTQVSLLRVLELGTFQRVGGTETIQVDTRIICATNKDLEGAISEKTFRQDLFYRLNVVSLTAPPLRERTSDIPLLVNVFLNKFNRQIGKEVASIDPVALTRLCAYRWPGNVRELSNAVERAVVFCPGSQLRLEHFPTELQKPPAVDEDFSLRLHTSNLPEIEAEVIRKVLEDKQWNLSRAAEVLGIARGTLYSKIKSYGIEKNGHSPSVDI from the coding sequence GTGGCTGAAAAAACAACCCGACTTCTTTACGTGGATGACGAAGCGGCCTATCGGAGTATCTTTTGCCGCGAAATGAGGGAGGATAAACGCTTCATGGTCGAGACGGCCGCAGACGGTCCGAGCGCCCTGCGCCTTCTCGAAAGCTATCGGGCCGACATCGTCCTGACCGACCTGGTGATGCCCGGCATGGACGGCATCACGGTACTTCAGGAAATTCACCGACGTTACCCCGAGATCTTCGTGTTGATCCTGACCGGCGTTAACTCGGCCCAGGAAGCGGTTCGGGCGATGAAGGCGGGCGCCTACGATTACATCCTCAAGCCTTTCGATGCGGCGATGCTGCAGATGCAACTGGAAAAAATCCTTCACCACCGGCTCCTGCTGCAAAGCAACGCGAGAGAGACCCAGGAACTCAATTTTGAACATCTGGTCGGACAGGACCCCGCCATGTTCGAGCTATTCGAGGGGATCCGCCGCATCGCGCCGACCAACGCCACCGTGCTGATTCGCGGGGAAAGCGGGACCGGCAAGGAACTGATAGCCGAAGCCATTCACGCCCGCAGTTCCCGCCGCGATAAAATGTTCGTCCCGGTCAACTGCGCCGCCCTCACCGAAAGTCTGATCAACAGCGCTCTCTTCGGCCACGAAAAAGGCGCATTCACGGGGGCCGCAGCGCGCCAGATCGGATTTTTCGAGCGCGCCACCGGGGGCACCATCTTTCTCGACGAAATCGGCGACATTCCCCAGCAGACCCAGGTCTCCCTGCTGCGGGTCCTCGAACTGGGGACCTTTCAACGGGTCGGCGGCACCGAGACGATTCAGGTCGATACGCGCATCATCTGCGCCACCAACAAGGATCTGGAAGGAGCCATCTCCGAAAAAACCTTTCGCCAGGATCTTTTCTACCGCCTTAATGTCGTCAGCCTGACCGCGCCGCCCCTGCGGGAGCGAACCTCCGACATTCCGCTCCTCGTCAATGTCTTCCTCAACAAATTCAATCGCCAAATCGGCAAGGAGGTCGCCTCCATCGACCCGGTCGCCCTGACCCGCCTCTGCGCCTATCGCTGGCCGGGGAACGTACGCGAACTCTCCAATGCCGTGGAGCGCGCGGTGGTTTTCTGTCCCGGCAGCCAACTGCGCCTCGAACATTTCCCCACCGAACTGCAAAAACCTCCCGCCGTCGATGAAGATTTCTCCCTCCGACTGCATACCAGCAACCTCCCCGAGATCGAAGCCGAAGTGATCCGCAAAGTCCTTGAGGACAAGCAGTGGAACCTGTCGCGAGCCGCCGAAGTCCTGGGGATTGCCCGGGGGACTCTGTACAGCAAGATCAAGAGTTACGGCATCGAAAAGAACGGACACTCACCGTCTGTTGATATTTGA
- a CDS encoding ATP-binding protein, whose amino-acid sequence MKPSPYKPIRRRVLLPLSLTFAVLFCTFIYTNYQIRANQNLIDMRHRFEVTQAFNKESQVQWQTLMRNIMVEITRDEQLRQAMAAADSATLYQLSLPRLKQLSETHGISHFYYHLPTGSTLLRVYNPQELGGKVERNTFLQAARSREFSFGLELGKIGTLTYRGVQPWIVSGKLIGYIELGIEFDYVLEQLKAIVKEDFLVTVEKSFVDREQWRRGREHFGRSQNWDILEDRVIAYQTLPDFNTSGKIQLLAGKHPSADAFSEIVIDQQSYRVKNFPLRDSADRLIGNLSVLHNITLEKSLFRSFISMNMLVSGGLCLALFFFTYTVLGRMDRHLAITRQRLNDKVANLKNVNAQLEGEIGHRRKAESELHLLNETLEERVVQRTTALEEMNRELQEKQATILHQDKMACIGQLAAGIAHDINNPVGFISHNLVILDRYLKRLKQFADLQNLLIKGRADAELNTAWEKGWKDFDIHGLFQELPIILSECRDGTARISQTVQSLRNFSHKEIPQLKLTDIHQSIESSLSIICHQLRNKIEVVRDYGQIPRLDCYPGQISQVFLNLLINATQAIADQGEISLRTWADDLRIYVSISDNGCGIPADKLERIFEPFYTTKDVGVGTGLGLSIVYDIVTRHQGSIEVVSTIGEGTTFTLSLPFNEKPTPGAETVISEDPTRAETGHCCG is encoded by the coding sequence ATGAAACCTTCCCCCTACAAACCGATCCGCCGCAGGGTACTCCTTCCCCTCTCCCTGACCTTTGCCGTTCTATTCTGCACCTTTATCTACACCAACTACCAGATTCGCGCCAACCAGAACCTGATCGACATGCGCCACCGCTTCGAGGTGACCCAGGCCTTCAACAAGGAGTCTCAGGTTCAGTGGCAAACGCTGATGCGCAACATCATGGTCGAGATCACCCGCGACGAGCAGCTTCGTCAGGCGATGGCCGCCGCCGACAGTGCGACCCTTTACCAGCTCTCCCTGCCGCGACTCAAACAACTCTCCGAGACGCACGGGATCTCCCATTTCTATTATCATTTGCCGACCGGCTCGACGTTACTGCGGGTCTACAACCCCCAGGAGCTCGGCGGAAAGGTCGAACGAAACACCTTTTTGCAGGCAGCCCGCAGCCGGGAGTTTTCCTTCGGGCTGGAACTCGGCAAGATAGGGACTCTGACCTATCGGGGCGTGCAGCCATGGATCGTCTCCGGGAAGCTGATCGGCTATATCGAACTGGGTATCGAATTCGATTACGTCCTCGAGCAACTCAAGGCGATCGTCAAGGAAGATTTTCTCGTCACCGTGGAAAAAAGTTTTGTCGACCGTGAACAGTGGCGTCGGGGACGGGAGCACTTCGGACGGTCGCAGAACTGGGATATTCTCGAGGACAGGGTCATTGCCTACCAGACCTTGCCGGACTTCAACACCTCGGGGAAAATCCAGCTTTTGGCCGGAAAACACCCTTCGGCGGATGCCTTCAGCGAAATAGTGATCGACCAGCAGTCCTATCGGGTCAAGAATTTTCCCCTCCGCGACTCCGCTGACAGATTGATCGGCAATCTCTCGGTCCTGCATAACATCACGCTGGAAAAATCCCTCTTCCGGTCATTTATCTCAATGAATATGCTGGTGAGCGGAGGACTGTGTCTGGCGCTCTTTTTCTTTACATATACGGTGCTGGGGAGAATGGACCGACACTTGGCGATTACCCGGCAGCGACTCAATGACAAGGTGGCAAACCTCAAAAATGTGAACGCACAACTCGAGGGGGAGATCGGTCACCGTCGCAAGGCCGAATCGGAGTTACACCTGCTCAACGAAACGTTGGAAGAAAGAGTGGTGCAGCGTACGACAGCGCTGGAAGAGATGAACCGGGAGTTGCAGGAGAAACAGGCCACCATCCTGCACCAGGACAAGATGGCCTGTATCGGGCAACTCGCCGCCGGCATCGCCCACGATATCAACAACCCCGTCGGCTTTATCAGTCACAATCTGGTCATCCTCGATCGTTATCTGAAGCGCCTGAAACAGTTTGCCGACCTGCAGAATCTCCTGATCAAAGGTCGCGCCGATGCCGAGCTGAACACCGCCTGGGAGAAGGGCTGGAAGGACTTCGACATCCATGGTCTGTTTCAGGAACTGCCGATCATACTCAGCGAATGCCGCGATGGAACGGCGCGCATCAGCCAGACGGTTCAGAGCTTGCGCAACTTTTCGCACAAGGAGATTCCGCAACTCAAACTCACCGACATCCACCAATCGATCGAAAGCAGCCTTTCGATCATCTGTCATCAGCTCCGCAACAAGATCGAGGTCGTCCGCGATTACGGCCAAATACCCCGCCTCGACTGCTACCCCGGGCAGATCAGCCAGGTCTTTCTCAATCTCCTGATCAATGCCACCCAGGCCATTGCCGATCAGGGTGAAATTTCCCTTCGGACCTGGGCCGATGATCTCCGAATTTACGTATCAATCAGCGATAACGGCTGCGGCATCCCTGCCGACAAGCTCGAACGCATCTTCGAACCCTTTTACACCACCAAGGATGTCGGTGTCGGCACCGGTCTCGGCCTGAGTATCGTCTACGACATCGTCACCCGCCATCAGGGGAGTATCGAGGTCGTCAGCACAATCGGCGAGGGGACCACCTTCACCCTGAGCCTCCCTTTCAACGAAAAACCGACCCCAGGGGCAGAGACCGTGATTTCAGAAGACCCGACTCGGGCCGAGACAGGACATTGCTGTGGCTGA
- a CDS encoding YbaN family protein, which produces MNSCDPTPKERHPALRWALLAAGFAAVVLAVIGMVLPVLPTVPFLLLALACFARSSPRIHAWLIGHASFGPLVRPYLQGGGLPRTAKVRAIALLWGSIGLSVLFLLEGTGLRVLLLAVALGVTLYLLYLPTTPPEGAKADQ; this is translated from the coding sequence ATGAATTCATGCGACCCCACCCCGAAGGAACGCCATCCGGCTCTGCGCTGGGCCCTGCTGGCCGCCGGTTTTGCCGCCGTAGTCCTAGCGGTTATCGGCATGGTCCTGCCGGTCCTCCCCACCGTCCCCTTTCTCCTCCTCGCCCTGGCCTGCTTTGCCCGCAGTTCCCCCCGAATCCACGCCTGGCTCATCGGCCACGCGTCCTTCGGCCCCCTGGTTCGCCCCTATCTGCAGGGGGGCGGGTTGCCCCGCACGGCGAAGGTCAGGGCCATCGCCCTCCTCTGGGGGAGCATCGGCCTCTCGGTGTTGTTTCTTCTCGAGGGGACCGGACTGAGAGTCCTGCTTCTGGCGGTCGCCCTCGGCGTCACCCTCTACCTGCTGTACCTCCCCACCACCCCACCGGAAGGAGCCAAGGCCGACCAATGA
- a CDS encoding alpha/beta fold hydrolase, producing the protein MCRRNMFFRCSLLVFLLLSSACAPKATIPLPVLEYGRIETTGHRILLVFLRGIGGAYTDFEEYGLIEEVRSRNLPLDIVVPDAHFGYYQTETIVLRLKEDIVDPARARGYRQIWLAGFSMGGLGGLLYIREHPEDIDGVMLASPFMGWSWIREEIQLAGGIRTWQPEESQFDDWQFLIWSFLHLYASNPGSYPPLYLGYGNNDILIGTGPELLGEALEKSHVFSLPGGHDYPTFKAIWAEHLNRRESQLRFEP; encoded by the coding sequence ATGTGTCGTCGGAACATGTTTTTTCGCTGCTCTCTCCTGGTTTTCCTCCTCCTTTCCTCGGCCTGCGCTCCGAAAGCAACAATCCCCTTGCCGGTGTTGGAATACGGGCGGATAGAAACCACCGGTCACAGGATCCTGCTGGTTTTCCTCCGGGGGATCGGCGGAGCCTACACGGACTTTGAAGAATATGGCCTGATCGAAGAGGTCCGGTCGCGGAATCTGCCGTTGGATATTGTCGTTCCGGATGCCCACTTCGGTTATTACCAGACCGAGACGATCGTCCTGCGGCTTAAGGAGGATATCGTCGATCCCGCCCGGGCCCGGGGGTACCGGCAAATCTGGCTGGCGGGATTTTCCATGGGCGGGCTTGGAGGCCTGTTATATATCCGGGAGCATCCCGAAGATATCGACGGGGTCATGCTGGCCAGTCCGTTTATGGGCTGGAGCTGGATTCGCGAAGAGATCCAGCTGGCCGGCGGGATAAGAACCTGGCAGCCGGAAGAGAGTCAGTTTGACGACTGGCAATTCCTGATCTGGAGTTTTCTGCACCTTTATGCGTCGAATCCCGGGAGCTATCCTCCCCTTTATCTCGGTTATGGAAATAACGACATCCTGATCGGCACCGGCCCTGAACTTCTCGGGGAGGCCCTGGAAAAAAGCCATGTCTTTTCCCTCCCCGGGGGGCATGACTATCCGACGTTCAAGGCGATCTGGGCCGAGCATCTCAACCGCCGGGAGAGTCAGTTGCGCTTCGAGCCTTGA
- a CDS encoding ABC transporter permease: protein MNWPRPSQISHRTWRVWQRNYSVYCQTWKISFIPPLLEPMFYILAFGLGLAVMVGEIDLDGRIVPYTVFIAPALVSVAIMQNAFFETTYNSFVRMYYQKTFDALLTTPLNLEEIILGEILWAATKSLIATVLMAFVLALFGLFDFPGALLLLPLALLGGLFFAALGMVCTALVPNIEMFNLPIFLGITPMFLFSGTFFPLSNLPGWAQQVAQLLPLTHLVALVRAGTLEIPDPTLWLSLLYLALASALLVPLAIALMVRRIVR from the coding sequence ATGAACTGGCCCCGCCCCTCGCAGATCAGCCATCGCACCTGGCGCGTCTGGCAGCGCAACTACAGCGTCTATTGCCAGACCTGGAAGATCTCCTTCATCCCGCCGCTCCTGGAGCCGATGTTCTACATCCTCGCCTTCGGTCTCGGCCTGGCGGTCATGGTCGGCGAGATCGACCTCGACGGGCGCATCGTCCCCTACACCGTCTTCATCGCCCCGGCGCTCGTTTCCGTGGCGATCATGCAGAACGCCTTCTTCGAAACCACCTACAACAGCTTCGTGCGCATGTACTACCAGAAGACCTTCGATGCGCTGCTGACGACGCCCCTCAATCTCGAGGAGATCATCCTCGGGGAGATCCTCTGGGCGGCGACCAAGTCGCTGATCGCCACGGTGCTGATGGCCTTCGTCCTCGCCCTCTTCGGCCTCTTCGATTTTCCCGGCGCCCTTCTCCTCCTCCCCCTGGCGCTCCTTGGCGGTCTCTTCTTTGCCGCCCTGGGCATGGTCTGCACCGCTCTGGTGCCGAATATCGAGATGTTCAACCTGCCGATCTTCCTCGGCATTACGCCGATGTTCCTCTTCAGCGGCACCTTCTTCCCGCTCTCCAATCTCCCCGGATGGGCGCAGCAGGTCGCCCAGCTCCTCCCCCTCACCCACCTCGTCGCTCTGGTGCGCGCCGGCACCCTGGAGATCCCCGATCCCACCCTGTGGCTGAGCCTCCTCTATCTCGCCCTCGCCTCAGCCCTCCTGGTGCCGCTGGCCATCGCACTGATGGTGCGGCGGATTGTCCGCTGA